One Ostrea edulis chromosome 2, xbOstEdul1.1, whole genome shotgun sequence genomic region harbors:
- the LOC130051511 gene encoding uncharacterized protein K02A2.6-like, producing MSNHEDNAATAPSIPVFVNPNIPIPKFKRIWSNYETASTLKEKDKEFDSEDDKKDIDKVLEKFESFCIGQTNETYERYTFYKRDQEINENIDTYVAILRSLAKTCKFDALENDMIRDRIVLGIRDNGTRKKLLQEAKLDLRKCVDICRANEKSTSQLKTMEEVHAVKFKTMRKTKPLRTTQAHRKDFKQVPETKVQKECLYCGKEHLFLKELCPAWGKTCRKCNKMNHFSSKCLQTKPKSKREHVKQVNQESSDEEFILMIENVNAIEKKIFAEIEIGNDTVKFQLDCGSTVNVLPEKIYKEVCNDPYLRMLQKADMTLVMFNKSECQPLGKRRISVRNPKNNKKYNIEIVVVEGNLNPILGAKAVQGMKMITVNTENIAAIESASQSNFIIEKYSDVFNGLGKLDEKLHLDVDKSVTPVKLPTRKVPIAMKAPLKSEIDRLSDLGVLAPVTEPTDWISSLVAVRKPSGKMRLCIDPKPLNKALKRNHYATPTIDDILPELSQARIFSVVDCKDGFWHITLDDESSFLTTFGTPWGRYRWLRMPFGIKPASEEFQRRMDEALSGIHGIKAIHDDIVVYGCGNSDDEAIRDHDKKLSTLLERCREKGIKINKDKMKLKLRSVSYLGHIISSDGLKVDPLKIKAITEMPRPKCKADIQRLLGMVNFVQKFAPNLSEITAPLRDLLKAESEFVWDNAVHGKTFDELEKTTIYESYTSFL from the coding sequence TTTGACTCTGAAGATGACAAAAAAGACATAGACAAAGTTCTAGAAAAATTTGAATCCTTCTGCATTGGACAGACCAATGAAACTTATGAAAGGTACACTTTCTACAAACGAGAccaagaaatcaatgaaaacattgaCACTTATGTGGCAATTCTCAGATCTCTAGCGAAAACCTGCAAATTTGATGCTCTAGAAAACGATATGATCCGAGACAGAATTGTACTTGGAATCCGTGACAATGGAACACGCAAAAAGCTACTGCAAGAAGCAAAACTGGACCTAAGAAAATGCGTTGACATATGCAGAGCAAACGAAAAGTCAACATCGCAACTTAAAACCATGGAGGAAGTTCACGCTGTCAAATTCAAAACCATGCGAAAAACTAAACCGCTGAGAACAACACAAGCGCACAGAAAAGATTTCAAACAAGTCCCAGAAACAAAAGTTCAAAAGGAATGTTTATATTGCGGTAAAGAGCACCTCTTCCTTAAGGAATTGTGTCCAGCATGGGGAAAAACATGCAGGAAGTGCaataaaatgaatcatttttcatcaaaatgtCTGCAGACAAAGCCGAAATCAAAACGGGAACATGTAAAACAAGTCAACCAGGAATCCAGTGACGAGGAATTCATCCTCATGATCGAAAATGTTAATGccattgagaaaaagatttttgcagAAATCGAAATTGGAAATGATACAGTGAAATTCCAATTGGATTGCGGATCAACCGTAAACGTTCTACCCGAGAAAATTTACAAAGAAGTCTGTAATGACCCCTATCTCAGGATGTTACAAAAGGCAGACATGACTCTGGTAATGTTTAACAAGTCGGAATGCCAACCCCTTGGAAAACGGCGAATAAGCGTCCGCAACcccaaaaacaataaaaaatacaacataGAAATTGTTGTGGTCGAAGGAAATCTTAATCCTATTCTCGGAGCAAAGGCTGTACAAGGAATGAAAATGATAACTGTCAACACAGAAAACATAGCAGCCATTGAGTCAGCCTCCCAAAGCAACTTCATCATTGAAAAATACAGTGACGTATTTAATGGCCTGGGTAAACTGGATGAAAAATTACACCTCGATGTTGACAAATCAGTTACGCCAGTAAAACTACCAACAAGAAAAGTCCCGATTGCAATGAAGGCACCGTTAAAATCTGAAATCGACAGACTGTCAGATTTAGGCGTTTTGGCTCCAGTAACAGAACCGACTGACTGGATATCGTCATTGGTGGCTGTACGGAAGCCCAGTGGGAAAATGCGTCTGTGTATAGATCCCAAACCTCTGAACAAAGCGCTAAAGAGAAATCACTATGCAACACCAACTATAGATGATATTTTGCCAGAACTAAGCCAAGCCAGAATTTTTTCTGTAGTAGACTGCAAGGATGGCTTTTGGCATATTACTCTCGATGATGAGAGTAGTTTTCTCACAACATTCGGAACCCCTTGGGGTAGATATAGATGGCTCCGCATGCCATTCGGTATTAAACCAGCAAGCGAAGAATTCCAGCGGAGAATGGATGAAGCTCTATCTGGTATACATGGAATCAAAGCGATTCATGACGACATAGTCGTATACGGTTGTGGAAACTCGGATGACGAGGCCATACGTGATCACGACAAAAAATTATCTACCTTGCTAGAGAGATGCAGGGAGAAAGGAATAAAAATcaacaaagacaaaatgaaactaaaattgCGATCCGTGTCATATTTAGGACACATTATCTCAAGCGATGGACTCAAAGTTGACCCCTTAAAAATCAAGGCAATCACTGAAATGCCAAGACCTAAATGCAAAGCAGACATACAACGTTTACTAGGAATGGTAAATTTTGTCCAGAAATTCGCGCCAAATCTCTCGGAGATAACAGCACCCCTCAGAGACCTACTAAAAGCAGAATCGGAATTTGTGTGGGACAATGCTGTACATGGCAAAACATTTGACGAATTGGAAAAAACTACTATCTACGAGTCCTATACTTCGTTTCTTTGA
- the LOC130051512 gene encoding uncharacterized protein K02A2.6-like, which produces MERFEHYTLGRKVKVESDHKPLEIISKKSLVSAPKRLQRMLLRLQKFDYEITYKRGLEMYLADTLSRAYLPTVQIQRNDSEDRVLAITDRAKSEKDAESVTMSEYVTISSETLKKIKSANSRDETMQKLYKTIKDGWPERDELTPDIQIFYTFRDELTSQDGLIFKGDRIVIPPTLKGEILQKVHSSHIGIQGCYRRTKESLYWPNMMKDIESFIKECPVCATIQGEQGKETLISHEIPDRPWQKIGTDLFQFDDKQYLITVDYYSDFFEIDRLHDKKSKEVITKLKAQMARHGLPEILISDNGPSYNSKEFAYFSENYEFKHTTSSPLYPKSNGKVENAVRIAKNLMKKCQLDKSDPFLALLDWRNTPSENIGTSAVQRLMARRTRTLLPIKTELLKPALTPNVKERLRERKHRSAFYYNRTAKDLPEIKSGETVRIQPFGHEKNWTKAKVNEKVNIRSYQVITKQKTFALHK; this is translated from the coding sequence ATGGAACGCTTTGAGCATTACACACTTGGACGGAAAGTAAAAGTGGAATCAGACCACAAACCACTAGAAATCATCAGCAAGAAAAGTTTAGTTTCCGCTCCTAAACGTCTTCAACGAATGCTCTTGCGTCTTCAGAAGTTTGATTACGAGATCACATACAAACGAGGTCTTGAAATGTATCTTGCTGATACACTGAGTCGAGCCTATCTGCCAACTGTACAGATACAAAGAAATGATTCTGAAGACAGAGTACTCGCCATTACCGACCGTGCAAAATCTGAAAAAGATGCAGAGTCCGTTACAATGAGTGAATACGTCACCATCTCGTCCGAAACTCTAAAGAAAATCAAATCTGCAAACTCGCGTGATGAAACAATGCAAAAGCTGTACAAAACAATCAAAGATGGTTGGCCGGAGCGAGATGAACTGACACCCGATATACAGATCTTCTACACATTCAGAGACGAATTGACTTCACAGGATGGTTTAATTTTCAAAGGAGACCGCATTGTTATTCCACCTACATTGAAAggtgaaattcttcaaaaggtACACTCCAGCCACATTGGTATTCAAGGATGTTACCGTAGAACTAAAGAATCACTATATTGGCCAAACATGATGAAAGATATCGAATCTTTTATCAAGGAATGTCCAGTCTGCGCTACCATACAGGGTGAGCAAGGCAAAGAAACTCTCATTTCGCATGAAATTCCCGATAGACCATGGCAGAAAATTGGAACTGACCTCTTTCAATTTGATGACAAACAATATCTCATCACTGTTGATTACTATTCcgatttttttgaaattgaccGTCTACATGATAAAAAGTCAAAGGAAGTCATCACCAAACTCAAAGCACAAATGGCCAGACACGGACTTcctgaaattttgatttcagaCAACGGCCCGTCTTACAATAGCAAGGAATTTGCTTATTTCTCAGAGAACTATGAGTTCAAGCATACTACGTCATCGCCATTGTACCCAAAATCTAATGGGAAAGTTGAAAATGCAGTTAGAATTGCAAAGAACCTAATGAAGAAATGCCAATTAGATAAAAGCGATCCTTTCCTCGCTCTATTAGATTGGAGAAATACTCCCTCTGAAAATATTGGAACTTCTGCAGTTCAACGACTAATGGCACGCCGTACAAGAACTCTGCTACCAATCAAAACCGAACTTTTGAAACCAGCCCTAACCCCAAATGTCAAAGAGCGATTGAGAGAACGGAAACATAGATCAGCATTTTACTACAATCGCACAGCGAAAGACCTACCAGAGATTAAAAGTGGGGAAACCGTGAGAATTCAACCTTTTGGacatgaaaaaaattggacGAAGGCAAAGGTCAACGAAAAAGTAAACATCCGCTCGTATCAAGTGATCACGAAACAGAAAACATTTGCGTTGCACAAATGA